A window from Pseudomonas sp. MRSN 12121 encodes these proteins:
- a CDS encoding bifunctional diguanylate cyclase/phosphodiesterase translates to MDEKYRRAVDAAAIFSETDLSGRITYVNDQFCSISGYSREELLGANHRILGSGLHPPEFFSTMWRTIALGQVWKGEICNRAKDGTLYWVDSTVVPLLDEATGRVQRYVAIRFDISEKRQLLHSLQWRVGHDVLTGLPNRSFLSDLLNQALEFSRRENIALAVCMLDLDGFKAVNDGYGHASGDLLLVEVASRLRSIIRGEDVVARLAGDEFVLILRHVRDISELRAALHRVLGVIATPYLIQDKEINVCASIGVTLFPADNDDADTLLRHADQAMYVAKQSGRNRFHLFDVSRDREVKATHQTVERVRQALASGELCLHFQPKVNMRNGTVVGFEALLRWQHPQHGLVAPREFLPLVEETDLIVEIGEWVMEQVMVQLRQWQLVGQRWPISVNIAARHFQRADFVDRLKAVLERHPQVSPQLLDLEIVEAVAVENIQHVSACLDACQALGVQFSLGDFGTGHSSLSYLKRLRTQTIKIDRMFVREILHDKGDLALTQALIGLARAFDRQVVAEGLESMEHGELLMSLGCDVAQGYFIAPPMPASEVPGWVATFLPPLEWCPQEEVG, encoded by the coding sequence ATGGATGAGAAATACCGCAGGGCCGTGGACGCAGCCGCCATCTTTTCCGAGACCGACCTCAGCGGTCGGATCACCTACGTCAACGATCAGTTCTGTTCGATTTCCGGCTACAGCCGCGAAGAGCTGCTGGGCGCCAATCACCGGATCCTCGGGTCTGGCCTGCATCCTCCCGAATTCTTCAGCACCATGTGGCGCACCATTGCCCTGGGCCAGGTGTGGAAGGGCGAGATCTGCAACCGCGCCAAGGACGGGACCTTGTATTGGGTCGACAGCACCGTTGTGCCGTTGCTCGATGAAGCCACCGGTCGGGTCCAGCGTTATGTGGCGATTCGTTTCGACATCAGCGAAAAGCGCCAGCTGTTGCACTCGTTGCAGTGGCGGGTCGGCCACGATGTGCTGACCGGCCTGCCCAACCGTTCCTTCCTGTCCGACCTGCTCAACCAGGCGCTGGAATTTTCGCGCAGGGAGAACATTGCGTTGGCGGTGTGCATGCTCGACCTCGACGGTTTCAAGGCGGTCAACGATGGCTATGGGCATGCCAGCGGCGATCTGTTGCTGGTGGAAGTGGCGTCGCGCCTGCGCTCCATCATTCGTGGCGAGGATGTGGTGGCGCGGCTGGCCGGCGATGAGTTCGTGCTGATCCTGCGGCACGTGCGCGACATCAGCGAATTGCGGGCGGCGCTGCATCGGGTGCTGGGGGTGATTGCCACGCCCTATCTGATCCAGGACAAGGAGATCAACGTCTGCGCCAGCATCGGCGTGACGCTGTTTCCCGCCGACAACGACGACGCCGATACCTTGTTGCGGCATGCCGACCAGGCGATGTATGTGGCCAAGCAGAGCGGGCGCAATCGCTTTCATTTGTTCGACGTTTCCCGGGATCGCGAGGTCAAGGCCACCCACCAGACCGTCGAGCGGGTCAGGCAGGCGCTGGCGTCCGGCGAGCTGTGCCTGCACTTCCAGCCCAAGGTCAATATGCGCAATGGCACGGTGGTCGGCTTCGAGGCACTGCTGCGCTGGCAGCATCCGCAGCACGGCCTGGTCGCTCCCCGGGAATTCCTGCCGTTGGTGGAGGAAACCGACCTGATCGTCGAGATCGGCGAATGGGTGATGGAGCAGGTCATGGTGCAGTTGCGGCAATGGCAATTGGTCGGGCAGCGCTGGCCAATCAGCGTCAATATTGCCGCCCGGCATTTCCAGCGGGCGGATTTTGTCGACCGGCTCAAGGCAGTGCTCGAACGCCATCCCCAGGTTTCTCCGCAACTGCTGGACCTGGAGATCGTCGAGGCGGTGGCGGTGGAGAATATCCAGCACGTCAGCGCCTGTCTCGATGCGTGTCAGGCGCTGGGGGTGCAGTTCTCGCTGGGGGATTTCGGCACCGGGCATTCGTCGTTGAGTTATCTCAAGCGCCTGCGTACCCAGACCATCAAGATCGATCGCATGTTCGTGCGCGAGATTCTGCATGACAAGGGCGATCTGGCGTTGACCCAGGCCCTGATCGGCCTCGCCCGGGCGTTTGATCGGCAAGTGGTGGCCGAGGGCCTGGAGTCCATGGAGCACGGCGAGTTGTTGATGTCGCTGGGGTGTGATGTCGCGCAAGGCTATTTCATCGCGCCACCCATGCCGGCCAGCGAGGTGCCGGGCTGGGTGGCGACCTTCCTGCCGCCGCTGGAGTGGTGCCCGCAAGAAGAGGTCGGTTGA
- a CDS encoding ABC transporter substrate-binding protein: MRSAWGALLLVTMEGLAAEPPLRFSIADSWAMPVVQIERGRPTQGILHDMLASLATQVGRPAEFHVLARARVQAAMDHKEIDIRCYAAKSWLADQPGDYFWSVPLFVQRDLLVAREHLPITPKDLSPQPIGTVLSYTYPSLQPLFDSHQLLRDDARNQEQVLQKLWAGRYRYAVSNQWTLDWFNQTLPADQQLHGVAVLQEQAVGCIIRNDPALPVQRVLRTLLRMKMSGEIDDLIGLYTGRRPTEDPSLSYETP; the protein is encoded by the coding sequence ATGCGTTCAGCCTGGGGGGCGTTGCTGCTGGTTACCATGGAGGGTCTTGCCGCCGAGCCCCCACTGCGCTTTTCGATCGCCGACAGCTGGGCCATGCCCGTGGTCCAGATCGAACGTGGCCGGCCCACCCAGGGCATTCTCCACGACATGCTGGCCAGCCTGGCGACCCAGGTCGGGCGCCCGGCGGAATTTCACGTACTGGCCCGGGCCCGGGTGCAGGCGGCCATGGACCACAAGGAAATCGACATCCGCTGCTACGCCGCCAAGTCCTGGCTAGCCGACCAGCCTGGCGACTACTTCTGGAGCGTCCCGCTGTTCGTTCAGCGCGATCTGCTGGTCGCCCGGGAACACCTCCCGATCACCCCAAAGGACCTGTCGCCGCAACCCATCGGCACCGTCCTCAGCTATACCTACCCTTCCCTGCAACCGCTGTTCGACAGCCACCAGTTGCTGCGCGACGATGCGCGCAATCAGGAGCAAGTGCTGCAGAAACTCTGGGCCGGCCGTTATCGCTACGCTGTGAGCAACCAGTGGACGCTGGACTGGTTCAACCAGACCCTGCCAGCCGACCAGCAACTGCATGGCGTGGCCGTCCTGCAGGAACAGGCGGTCGGCTGCATCATCCGCAACGATCCGGCGCTGCCGGTGCAGCGCGTGCTACGCACTTTGCTGCGCATGAAAATGTCGGGGGAAATCGACGACCTGATCGGCCTCTACACCGGCCGCAGGCCTACCGAAGACCCTTCGCTGAGCTACGAGACGCCCTAG
- the dnaX gene encoding DNA polymerase III subunit gamma/tau has product MSYQVLARKWRPRSFREMVGQTHVLKALINALDSQRLHHAYLFTGTRGVGKTTIARIIAKCLNCETGITSTPCGTCSVCREIDEGRFVDLIEIDAASRTKVEDTRELLDNVQYAPSRGRFKVYLIDEVHMLSSHSFNALLKTLEEPPPYVKFILATTDPQKLPATILSRCLQFSLKNMTPERVVEHLTHVLGAENVPFEDDALWLLGRAADGSMRDAMSLTDQAIAFGEGKVMAADVRAMLGTLDHGQVYDVLHALIDGDAKALLEAVRHLAEQGPDWNGVLSEMLNVLHRVAIAQALPDGIDNGHGDRDRVLALAQALPAEDVQFYYQMGLIGRRDLPLAPDPRGGFEMVLLRMLAFRPADAADAPRQPLKPVGISQATVDSAQSVAGAAVAAPVVAAVAPVAAPAVVAAPAVAPVAVPEPAPVAPAPQPVVDTPPAAVAAEEVIDLPWNEPAEPIVEQQPAVEPVLDTVAEQPVLTPMPLPTPDSVVPDAPEWVNAPVPEPSAAEVEAATPGMDLDDEPPLDEDYIEPDMDSAYSYLDELASEHAAEPEPEPEPLPAAQPATGLALEWLELFPKLPISGMTASIAANCTLIAVDGDNWLLHLDPAHSALFNATQQRRLNEALNQFHGRTLTVSIELIKPEQETPAQAASRRRANRQREAEESIHGDPFIQQMVREFGAVVRHDTIEPVEALASQG; this is encoded by the coding sequence ATGAGTTATCAGGTTCTTGCACGTAAATGGCGTCCGCGCTCGTTCCGCGAAATGGTCGGCCAGACCCATGTGCTCAAGGCTCTGATCAATGCCTTGGACAGCCAGCGGCTGCACCATGCCTATCTGTTCACCGGCACCCGCGGGGTGGGCAAGACCACCATCGCGCGGATCATTGCCAAATGCCTGAACTGTGAAACAGGTATCACTTCCACGCCCTGTGGCACCTGCTCGGTATGCCGCGAGATCGACGAGGGGCGCTTTGTCGACCTGATCGAGATCGACGCTGCGAGCCGGACCAAGGTCGAGGACACCCGCGAGCTGCTGGACAACGTGCAGTACGCACCGAGCCGCGGGCGCTTCAAGGTCTACCTGATCGACGAAGTGCACATGCTCTCCAGCCACTCGTTCAACGCCTTGCTGAAGACCCTGGAAGAGCCGCCGCCCTACGTCAAATTCATCCTGGCGACCACCGATCCGCAGAAACTTCCTGCAACGATTCTGTCGCGCTGCCTGCAGTTCTCGCTGAAGAACATGACGCCGGAGCGGGTCGTCGAGCACCTGACCCATGTCCTGGGCGCCGAGAACGTACCCTTCGAGGACGATGCGCTGTGGCTGCTGGGCCGCGCCGCCGATGGCTCGATGCGCGATGCCATGAGCCTCACCGACCAGGCGATCGCCTTCGGTGAAGGCAAGGTCATGGCGGCCGATGTGCGGGCGATGCTCGGTACCCTCGATCATGGCCAGGTCTACGACGTCCTGCACGCGCTGATCGATGGCGATGCCAAGGCCCTGCTGGAGGCCGTGCGGCACCTGGCCGAACAGGGCCCGGACTGGAACGGCGTGCTGTCGGAGATGCTCAATGTCCTGCACCGCGTGGCCATTGCCCAGGCGCTGCCGGACGGTATCGACAATGGCCATGGCGACCGCGATCGGGTGCTGGCCCTGGCGCAGGCCTTGCCGGCCGAAGATGTGCAGTTCTATTACCAGATGGGCCTGATCGGCCGGCGCGACCTGCCGCTGGCGCCGGACCCGCGTGGTGGTTTCGAGATGGTCCTGCTGCGGATGCTGGCCTTCCGGCCGGCCGACGCGGCAGATGCGCCGAGACAGCCACTAAAGCCAGTGGGGATCAGCCAGGCCACAGTTGATTCCGCCCAATCCGTGGCGGGTGCGGCCGTTGCCGCGCCGGTAGTCGCCGCTGTCGCGCCGGTTGCGGCTCCGGCTGTGGTGGCGGCTCCGGCCGTGGCTCCCGTCGCGGTGCCTGAGCCGGCTCCGGTAGCGCCCGCGCCGCAACCCGTAGTCGATACACCGCCAGCGGCTGTCGCCGCCGAGGAAGTGATCGACCTGCCGTGGAACGAGCCGGCCGAGCCGATCGTCGAGCAACAACCCGCTGTCGAGCCGGTGCTGGACACCGTGGCGGAGCAGCCCGTGCTGACGCCGATGCCGCTGCCCACGCCGGACAGCGTGGTGCCGGATGCCCCGGAATGGGTCAACGCCCCCGTGCCCGAGCCCAGCGCTGCCGAAGTCGAGGCCGCGACGCCGGGCATGGACCTGGACGACGAGCCGCCGCTGGACGAAGACTACATCGAGCCGGACATGGATTCGGCCTACAGCTACCTGGACGAGTTGGCCAGCGAGCACGCCGCCGAGCCCGAGCCGGAGCCTGAACCTCTGCCGGCCGCCCAGCCGGCCACCGGCCTGGCGCTGGAGTGGCTGGAGCTGTTCCCGAAGTTGCCGATTTCCGGAATGACGGCGAGCATCGCCGCCAACTGCACCTTGATCGCCGTCGACGGTGACAACTGGTTGCTGCATCTGGATCCGGCCCACAGCGCCCTGTTCAACGCCACGCAGCAGCGGCGCCTGAACGAGGCCCTGAACCAGTTCCATGGACGCACGCTGACGGTGAGCATCGAACTGATCAAGCCCGAGCAGGAAACCCCGGCCCAGGCCGCATCGCGCCGCCGCGCCAATCGCCAGCGCGAGGCCGAGGAGTCGATCCACGGCGATCCGTTCATCCAGCAGATGGTGCGGGAGTTCGGCGCGGTGGTCCGTCACGATACTATTGAGCCTGTCGAGGCCCTGGCCAGCCAGGGCTAA
- a CDS encoding YbaB/EbfC family nucleoid-associated protein codes for MMKGGMAGLMKQAQQMQEKMAKMQEELANAEVTGKAGGDMVSVVMTGRHDIKRVSIDPSLLEGVSDDDREVLEDLFAAAVNDAVRKIEANSQDKMSGMTAGMQLPPGMKLPF; via the coding sequence ATGATGAAAGGTGGCATGGCCGGCCTGATGAAGCAGGCGCAGCAGATGCAGGAAAAGATGGCCAAGATGCAGGAAGAACTGGCCAACGCCGAAGTCACCGGCAAGGCGGGCGGCGACATGGTCAGCGTGGTCATGACCGGTCGTCACGACATCAAGCGCGTGAGCATCGACCCGAGCCTGCTCGAAGGCGTCAGCGACGATGACCGCGAAGTGCTGGAAGACCTGTTCGCCGCTGCGGTCAACGACGCGGTGCGCAAGATCGAAGCCAACAGCCAGGACAAGATGTCCGGCATGACCGCTGGCATGCAACTGCCACCGGGTATGAAACTGCCGTTCTGA
- a CDS encoding NADP-dependent oxidoreductase: protein MSQALTLNQRIVLVSRPQGAPVPENFRLERVALPDLADGQVLLKTLYLSLDPYMRGRMSDAPSYAAPVEINEVMTGGAVSRVERSLNPKFQEGDLVVGATGWQSHCISDGRNLMPVPAGLPSPSMALGVLGMPGMTAYMGLMDIGQPKAGETLVVAAASGAVGSVVGQVAKIKGLRVVGVAGGADKCRYVVEELGFDACIDHHSPDFADELAQACFKGVDIYFENVGGKVFDAVLPLLNAKARIPLCGLIAQYNAQGLPSGPDRLPLLQRSLLTKRVRIQGFIVFDDYGDRQPEFVSAMAPWVLQGKVKFKEDIVDGLEQAPEAFIGLLEGRNFGKLVVRVAAD from the coding sequence ATGTCGCAAGCATTGACCCTCAACCAACGCATCGTGCTGGTTTCCCGGCCCCAGGGCGCCCCCGTGCCGGAAAATTTCCGCCTGGAGCGCGTGGCGTTGCCGGATCTGGCGGATGGCCAGGTGCTGCTCAAGACGCTTTATCTATCACTCGACCCCTACATGCGTGGGCGCATGAGTGATGCGCCGTCCTACGCCGCCCCGGTGGAAATCAACGAAGTGATGACGGGCGGTGCTGTCAGCCGGGTCGAGCGCTCGCTGAATCCGAAATTCCAGGAAGGCGATCTGGTGGTGGGGGCTACGGGCTGGCAAAGCCACTGCATCAGTGACGGTCGCAACCTGATGCCCGTGCCGGCGGGCTTGCCCAGTCCGTCGATGGCCCTCGGGGTGCTGGGCATGCCGGGCATGACGGCGTACATGGGGCTGATGGACATCGGCCAGCCCAAGGCCGGGGAAACCCTGGTGGTGGCCGCGGCATCCGGTGCGGTGGGCTCGGTCGTGGGGCAGGTGGCCAAGATCAAGGGGCTGCGGGTGGTCGGTGTGGCAGGGGGAGCCGACAAGTGCCGCTACGTGGTCGAGGAGCTGGGGTTCGATGCCTGTATCGACCACCACAGTCCGGATTTCGCCGACGAGCTGGCCCAGGCCTGCTTCAAGGGCGTGGACATCTATTTTGAAAACGTGGGTGGCAAGGTATTCGACGCGGTACTGCCGCTGCTCAACGCCAAGGCACGGATTCCGCTGTGCGGGCTGATCGCCCAGTACAACGCCCAGGGCCTGCCCTCGGGCCCTGACCGCCTGCCGCTGTTGCAGCGCAGCCTGCTGACCAAGCGCGTGCGCATCCAGGGGTTCATCGTGTTCGACGATTATGGCGACCGGCAGCCGGAGTTTGTCAGCGCCATGGCGCCCTGGGTGCTGCAGGGCAAGGTCAAGTTCAAGGAAGACATAGTCGACGGCCTGGAGCAGGCCCCGGAGGCCTTCATCGGCCTCCTGGAGGGACGCAACTTCGGCAAGCTGGTGGTGCGGGTCGCGGCGGACTGA
- the recR gene encoding recombination mediator RecR, giving the protein MSFSPLIRQLIDALRTLPGVGQKTAQRMALQLLERDRSGGTRLAQALSQAMEGVGHCRLCRTLTEDDLCPQCSDPRRDDTLLCVVEGPMDVYAVEQTGYRGRYFVLKGHLSPLDGLGPEAIGIPQLLARIEEQGSFTEVILATNPTVEGEATAHYIAQLLTDKGLIASRIAHGVPLGGELELVDGGTLAHSFAGRKPITL; this is encoded by the coding sequence ATGAGCTTCAGCCCCCTGATTCGCCAACTGATCGATGCCCTGCGCACCTTGCCGGGCGTGGGTCAGAAAACCGCCCAGCGCATGGCCTTGCAGCTGCTGGAGCGTGACCGCAGCGGCGGTACGCGGCTGGCTCAGGCGCTCAGCCAGGCCATGGAAGGCGTGGGCCATTGCCGCCTGTGCCGCACCCTTACCGAAGACGATCTGTGCCCGCAATGCTCCGACCCGCGGCGTGACGACACGCTGCTGTGCGTGGTCGAGGGGCCGATGGACGTCTATGCGGTGGAGCAGACCGGATACCGCGGTCGCTACTTCGTGCTCAAGGGGCACCTGTCGCCTCTCGACGGCCTGGGGCCGGAAGCCATCGGCATTCCCCAACTGCTGGCACGGATCGAAGAGCAGGGCAGTTTCACCGAGGTGATCCTGGCCACTAACCCTACGGTGGAAGGCGAGGCGACCGCCCATTACATCGCCCAGCTATTGACCGACAAAGGCCTGATCGCCTCGCGCATCGCCCATGGCGTGCCTTTGGGCGGCGAGCTGGAACTGGTGGACGGCGGCACCCTGGCGCACTCGTTTGCCGGGCGCAAGCCGATCACGCTCTAA
- a CDS encoding acyl-CoA dehydrogenase family protein, which produces MSACQEYFDPSHQLVRDSVRRFVEREILPDIDQWEEAQGFPRELYLKAGAAGILGIGYPEALGGSHEGDLFAKIAASEELMRCGSGGLVAGLGSLDIGLPPIVKWARPEVRDRVVPQVLAGEKISALAVTEPGGGSDVANLQTRAVRDGDCYRVSGSKTFITSGVRADFYTVAVRTGEPGFGGISLLLIEKGTPGFTVGRQLKKMGWWASDTAELFFDDCRVPANQLIGAPNMGFACIMGNFQSERLALALMANMTAQLALEESLKWAREREAFGKPIGKFQVIKHRLAEMATALEVSREFTYRQAAKMAAGQAVIKEISMAKNFATDTADRITSDAVQILGGLGYMRESLVERLYRDSRILSIGGGTREVMNEIIGKQMGL; this is translated from the coding sequence ATGTCTGCCTGCCAGGAATACTTCGACCCCAGCCATCAGTTGGTCCGTGACAGCGTTCGACGTTTCGTCGAGCGGGAAATCCTCCCGGACATCGATCAGTGGGAGGAAGCGCAAGGCTTTCCCCGCGAGTTGTACCTCAAGGCCGGCGCGGCCGGCATCCTCGGCATCGGCTATCCGGAGGCGCTGGGTGGCAGCCATGAGGGCGATCTGTTCGCCAAGATCGCCGCCAGCGAGGAACTGATGCGCTGCGGCTCCGGCGGCCTGGTGGCCGGCCTGGGCTCGCTGGACATCGGCTTGCCGCCGATCGTCAAGTGGGCACGCCCCGAGGTCCGTGACCGGGTGGTGCCGCAGGTACTGGCGGGCGAGAAAATCAGCGCCCTGGCGGTCACCGAGCCCGGTGGGGGATCGGACGTGGCCAACCTGCAGACCCGAGCCGTGCGCGACGGCGACTGCTACCGCGTCAGCGGGAGCAAGACCTTTATCACCAGCGGCGTGCGCGCCGATTTCTATACCGTGGCGGTGCGCACCGGCGAACCCGGCTTTGGCGGCATCAGCCTGTTGCTGATCGAGAAGGGCACGCCGGGGTTCACCGTCGGCCGGCAGTTGAAGAAGATGGGGTGGTGGGCTTCCGACACCGCCGAGCTGTTCTTCGACGATTGCCGAGTACCTGCCAACCAGTTGATCGGCGCCCCGAACATGGGGTTCGCCTGCATCATGGGCAACTTCCAGAGCGAGCGCCTGGCCCTGGCCTTGATGGCCAACATGACGGCGCAACTGGCGTTGGAGGAGAGCCTGAAGTGGGCCCGGGAGCGCGAGGCGTTCGGCAAGCCGATCGGCAAGTTCCAGGTGATCAAGCATCGGCTGGCGGAGATGGCGACCGCGCTGGAGGTATCGCGTGAATTCACCTATCGCCAGGCGGCGAAGATGGCGGCGGGCCAGGCGGTGATCAAGGAGATCTCCATGGCCAAGAACTTCGCCACCGACACCGCCGACCGCATCACCTCTGACGCGGTGCAGATTCTCGGTGGGCTGGGCTACATGCGCGAAAGCCTGGTGGAGCGCCTGTATCGCGACAGCCGCATCCTTTCCATCGGCGGCGGCACCCGCGAAGTGATGAACGAAATCATCGGCAAGCAGATGGGGTTGTAG
- a CDS encoding adenine phosphoribosyltransferase yields MAFDSFDIKSLIRPVIDFPKPGVIFRDITPLFQSPKALRLVVDSFAQRYVEEDFSHIGAMDARGFLIGSILAYQLNKPLILFRKQGKLPADVLAEGYQTEYGEAFLEVHADSLCEGDSVLMFDDLIATGGTLIAAVNLVRRMGAEVHEAAAIIDLPELGGSQRLEDMGIPTFCLTQFSLSER; encoded by the coding sequence ATGGCTTTCGATTCCTTCGACATCAAATCCCTGATCCGCCCCGTCATCGACTTTCCCAAGCCCGGCGTGATCTTCCGCGACATCACCCCGCTGTTCCAGTCGCCCAAGGCCTTGCGCCTGGTCGTCGACAGCTTCGCCCAGCGTTATGTCGAAGAAGACTTCAGCCACATCGGCGCCATGGACGCCCGGGGTTTCCTGATCGGCTCGATCCTCGCCTACCAGTTGAACAAGCCGCTGATCCTGTTCCGCAAGCAGGGCAAACTGCCTGCCGACGTGCTTGCCGAGGGCTACCAGACCGAATACGGCGAAGCCTTTCTCGAAGTCCACGCCGACAGCCTGTGCGAAGGCGATTCGGTGCTGATGTTCGATGACTTGATCGCTACGGGCGGCACCCTGATCGCCGCAGTCAACCTGGTCCGGCGCATGGGGGCGGAGGTACACGAAGCCGCCGCCATCATCGACCTGCCCGAGCTGGGCGGCTCGCAGCGCCTGGAAGACATGGGCATCCCGACCTTCTGCCTGACGCAGTTCTCGCTGAGCGAGCGGTAA
- the fnrA gene encoding Crp/Fnr family transcriptional regulator FnrA codes for MSEPVKLRAHNQAHCKDCSLAPLCLPLSLNLEDMDALDEIVKRGRPLKKGEFLFRQGDAFDSVYAVRSGALKTFSLSDSGEEQITGFHLPSELVGLSGMDTEIHPVSAQALETTSVCEIPFERLDELALQLPQLRRQLMRVMSREIRDDQQMMLLLSKKTADERIATFLVNLSARFRARGFSANQFRLSMSRNEIGNYLGLAVETVSRVFTRFQQNALIAAEGKEVHILDPIQLCALAGGSLEG; via the coding sequence ATGTCCGAGCCAGTCAAACTGCGCGCTCACAACCAGGCCCATTGCAAGGATTGCAGCCTGGCCCCCCTCTGCCTGCCACTTTCTCTGAATCTGGAAGACATGGATGCGCTGGACGAAATCGTCAAACGTGGCCGCCCACTGAAAAAGGGTGAATTCCTGTTTCGCCAGGGCGACGCCTTCGACTCCGTCTACGCAGTACGCTCCGGTGCCCTGAAGACGTTCAGTCTCAGCGACAGCGGCGAAGAACAGATCACCGGCTTCCACCTGCCCAGCGAACTGGTCGGCCTGTCCGGCATGGACACCGAGATCCACCCGGTTTCCGCCCAGGCCCTGGAAACCACGTCAGTCTGCGAAATCCCCTTCGAACGCCTCGACGAACTGGCCCTGCAGCTGCCGCAACTGCGCCGCCAGCTGATGCGGGTCATGAGCCGCGAAATCCGCGACGACCAGCAAATGATGCTGTTGCTGTCGAAAAAGACCGCCGACGAGCGCATCGCGACCTTCCTGGTCAACCTGTCCGCGCGTTTCCGCGCTCGTGGCTTCTCCGCCAACCAGTTCCGCCTGAGCATGTCGCGCAACGAAATCGGCAACTACCTGGGCCTGGCGGTGGAAACCGTGTCCCGGGTATTCACCCGCTTCCAGCAGAACGCGCTGATCGCCGCCGAAGGCAAGGAAGTGCACATCCTCGATCCGATCCAGCTGTGCGCCCTCGCCGGCGGCTCCCTGGAAGGCTGA
- the hemN gene encoding oxygen-independent coproporphyrinogen III oxidase has translation MLDAIRWDTDLIRRYDLAGPRYTSYPTAVQFHSQVGTFDLLHALRESRKALRPLSLYVHVPFCANICYYCACNKVITKDRGRALPYLQRLEQEIQLIACHLDPNQKVEQLHFGGGTPTFLSHDELRQLMGHLRQHFNLLDDDSGDYGIEIDPREADWSTMGLLRELGFNRVSIGLQDLDPAVQRAVNRLQSLEETRAVIEAARTLQFRSINIDLIYGLPKQTPDNFARTVEEVISLQPDRLSVFNYAHLPERFMPQRRINSHELPAPAEKLQMLQRTIEQLTTAGYRYIGMDHFALPDDELAIAQEESTLQRNFQGYTTHGHCDLIGLGVSAISQIGDLYCQNSSDLTHYQNQLGGAQLATSRGLVCNQDDRLRRAVIQQLICNFSLEFEAIEQQFNIDFRGYFGELWPQLQAMDADGLIKLTNQGIEVLPAGRLLVRSVCMVFDAYLEQQNRQRFSRVI, from the coding sequence ATGCTCGACGCCATTCGTTGGGACACCGATCTGATCCGCCGTTACGACCTGGCGGGACCACGCTACACCTCCTACCCGACCGCTGTGCAATTCCACAGCCAGGTGGGCACCTTCGACCTGCTGCATGCCCTGCGCGAAAGTCGCAAGGCGCTGCGCCCGCTGTCGCTGTACGTGCATGTGCCGTTCTGCGCAAACATCTGCTACTACTGCGCCTGCAACAAGGTCATCACCAAGGACCGCGGCCGTGCCCTGCCCTACCTGCAGCGCCTGGAGCAGGAAATCCAGCTGATCGCCTGTCACCTGGACCCCAACCAGAAGGTCGAGCAACTGCACTTCGGCGGCGGCACCCCGACCTTTCTCAGCCATGACGAGCTGCGCCAGTTGATGGGCCATCTGCGCCAGCATTTCAACCTGCTGGACGACGATTCCGGCGACTACGGCATCGAGATCGACCCACGGGAAGCCGACTGGTCGACCATGGGCCTGTTGCGCGAGCTGGGCTTCAACCGTGTCAGCATCGGCCTGCAGGACCTCGACCCGGCGGTACAGCGCGCGGTCAACCGCCTGCAGAGCCTGGAAGAGACCCGGGCGGTGATCGAGGCCGCGCGTACCCTGCAATTTCGCTCGATCAACATCGACCTGATCTACGGCCTGCCCAAACAGACACCGGACAACTTCGCCCGCACCGTCGAGGAAGTCATCAGCCTGCAGCCCGACCGTCTCTCGGTGTTCAACTACGCCCACCTGCCGGAACGCTTCATGCCGCAGCGGCGGATCAACAGCCACGAGCTGCCGGCGCCAGCGGAAAAGCTGCAGATGCTGCAGCGCACCATCGAACAGCTGACCACCGCCGGTTACCGCTACATCGGCATGGACCATTTCGCCCTGCCCGACGACGAGCTGGCGATCGCCCAGGAAGAATCGACCCTGCAACGCAACTTCCAGGGCTACACCACCCATGGCCACTGCGACCTGATCGGCCTGGGCGTCTCGGCGATCAGCCAGATCGGCGACCTGTACTGCCAGAACAGCAGCGACCTGACCCACTACCAGAACCAGCTGGGCGGCGCGCAACTGGCCACCAGCCGTGGCCTGGTGTGCAATCAGGACGACCGCTTGCGACGCGCGGTGATCCAGCAACTGATCTGCAATTTCAGCCTCGAGTTCGAGGCCATCGAGCAGCAGTTCAACATCGACTTTCGCGGTTACTTCGGCGAGCTGTGGCCGCAATTGCAGGCCATGGACGCGGACGGCCTGATCAAACTGACCAACCAAGGCATCGAAGTGCTGCCTGCCGGCCGTCTGCTGGTGCGCTCGGTGTGCATGGTGTTCGACGCTTACCTGGAGCAACAGAATCGACAGCGTTTTTCCCGCGTCATCTAA